ATTTGTTCGACTGGCCCTCTCAGGCCTTGCCGGTGCAACCGGGATCGGTCAGCTTCTATCTGTGGGCTGCCGAGCTTCGCGACATCTGCTTGAAGGCGTTCGCCCCGACCGACCCGTTCTGGCCGATCTCCATGTCCACTCCATGATCAACCAATGGAATCGCCAAAGCGCGCTGGGCGTGAAGTATCCTCTGGTGGCCGGCATCGCGGAGAAGTTTGCCAACAAGAGCGGTATGGAATGGGAGGACTGCCACGCGGCCGGTGTTGATCTGATTTGCGTTGCCCATTTCAATGTTTTCGATGAGTGGTTGTCGATGCCGACCGATCCCAACCCCGAAGCGCCTGCCAACAGCCTGCGCATGCTGGATCATCTGGAGCGTGCCTTGCAGGGTCCCGATGGTCGTTTCGCCAAGATGGCTTATAATCACGATGAGATGACGAGTCTTTTGGACGTGCCTAAAACAAGTGATGCTTTCCGGACTTGTGTCGTTCACACCCTCGAAGGCGGCCACGCCCTGGGTGGCGACCTGGGCGCCGTGGAGACGTTCGCCAAGCGCGGTGTGGCATTGATCACGGTTACTCACTTTTTCAACAAAGGGATCGCATCGGCAGCCAATTCCTACCCGTTTTTCCCCGATGCCGGAGCCGGATGGGACAATCAGGGATTGACTGCATTCGGTCGCGAGGTGATCCGGGAGATGGAGGATTGCGGCATCCTGGTCGACATCACCCACGCACCGGCGGCATCGGTGGCCGACATCCTTCATTGTGCAAGGTTGCCGCTGGTGGCTACCCATGTCGGAGCTCGCACGCTGAGTGACCATCCCTACTCTCTCTACGACGAACATATTGAGCAGATCGCACATGACAGCGGCATTATAGGTGTGATCATCGATCCCTACCTGCTGTCCAACTACGCATCGATCGGCGAGGCCGACCATTGGGGTACACTGAGCGACACCGTGCGCAACATCCGCCATATCGTTAAACTGCACGGCACACATAAGCATGTCGGAATCGGCAGTGACTTCGCCGGTTTCATCAACCCGCCGAAAGAGATGACGCGTCTTAGCCAAATCGACCAGCTCAGACGGTTATTGCTGGACGAATTCGGCGATGAATCGGTGGTAGCGGATATACTGGCCAGGAACGCAATCAACTTCCTGAAAGAGAACTGGCGGTCGGGGTTGTGAATTCTATGAGATACGTTACGACTTCATTAACCGTGATTTTGCTGGTGGCCGGATTGTCGGGTTCCGATGCGCGCGCCTGGGATAAGAACGAACACCGTATGCTGGCCGATTCGGTTTATCACAGTGTAATGCGAGAGTGCGCTCGGTCCCTGGACGATACGGCCTATCTCATCGGCGATGCCGGTGGTGGCCTGGTGCTACCCCACAAGGCCTGGGACCAGCACACCTTTGGCGAACTGTGCGCGAGTTCGGCCGCGGATGATCTGGCCAAAAACAGATTCCATGACCTCGGCAAGACGATCATGGAACAGCTTGAGTCGCTGAGCGCAGAACAAATCGAAACACAATTGCGCGCAGCCGGTTTCACTCACACACCGGGCCAAGAGTTGGAGACCCGGCCACTGTCGGCTGACAACGTGATTCAATCCTACTTGTTGCACCACTTGTACGCTATGCAGCTTGTCGCCACGGCTTTACAGCCGGACCAAGACGACCGGCGGCTGGTGCTGGAAGCGCTGGCCTTCGAGGCCGTCGCCCAGGGATACCTGGCCGATGCTTTTTCAGCCGGACATATCCTGGTGCATCGAGCTGACCCGTTAGCTTTTTTGCACCGCCGGAATATCATCGAAGCGCATAATCGTAATCGAACCCGGGGCGCGTATGTAGTAAACTCACAAGGTGATGCGTGGCAAACTTTCGGCGATGAAGTGATGCATTGGTATGGTCCTTCATACATCAAGGTTTTACAGGCATGCCGCAACTCGTTGATGGAACTGGTTGCGGTTGTGTATGCTTCCGGAGATTACGCCCAGCCTGACCTGCCGGAAACGTGGCCGAGTTGGGCAAAGACGAGGATCACCTCAGGCCCCACCGAGGCACAGTGGCAGAAGCCCAGTGACGGCGTCGACTACTACCTGACCAACAGTGTGCCCACGCTTCGGTTGTTGCCGATGTCCGTAACGGCCACCTGGAGCTATCGCACCGATGATAAAGACGAGCACGACATACGGCGACACCATCACTATCCACAACTACGCGATGAGGGCTTACACGACAGCAGTCTTTCCCCAAAGGAGATAAAAGAGCTATACTGGCGTTCTTCAATGCCGCCTTGGATGACGCCTAAACCCTTCAGATCGAACTCGGCGAACGATCCCGATTGGCTGGTGCGTCATGATCGTGACTGGGCCTCGGTCCGCTGGACGCAAACAAGGTCGATTCCGCCCAGTTACAA
The window above is part of the Candidatus Zixiibacteriota bacterium genome. Proteins encoded here:
- a CDS encoding membrane dipeptidase; its protein translation is MSYSRRRFVRLALSGLAGATGIGQLLSVGCRASRHLLEGVRPDRPVLADLHVHSMINQWNRQSALGVKYPLVAGIAEKFANKSGMEWEDCHAAGVDLICVAHFNVFDEWLSMPTDPNPEAPANSLRMLDHLERALQGPDGRFAKMAYNHDEMTSLLDVPKTSDAFRTCVVHTLEGGHALGGDLGAVETFAKRGVALITVTHFFNKGIASAANSYPFFPDAGAGWDNQGLTAFGREVIREMEDCGILVDITHAPAASVADILHCARLPLVATHVGARTLSDHPYSLYDEHIEQIAHDSGIIGVIIDPYLLSNYASIGEADHWGTLSDTVRNIRHIVKLHGTHKHVGIGSDFAGFINPPKEMTRLSQIDQLRRLLLDEFGDESVVADILARNAINFLKENWRSGL